In Candidatus Nitrosarchaeum limnium SFB1, the following proteins share a genomic window:
- a CDS encoding hypothetical protein (hypothetical protein Nmar_1305): MKSKPHKQIVPSKKDPTRSITYRLPTKIVEELETEAMNKNISQNVLVKQILEKHVSWDRFGDHLGMIPIPKGILNSLGMEMNGQDINEIIKAVLPLIKDSVLFMKGKYDLKRCIETLEDYMKASGMKSDHRIEGELHHFIIQHELGMNWSFFTEQLLKEIFNQFLPNKNIKFQTTKNTVIATIPLGSDFSEHDY; the protein is encoded by the coding sequence ATGAAATCTAAACCTCATAAACAAATCGTTCCCTCAAAAAAAGATCCTACACGTAGTATTACTTATCGACTTCCTACTAAAATTGTAGAAGAATTAGAAACAGAAGCAATGAACAAAAATATATCTCAAAATGTCTTGGTAAAACAAATTCTTGAAAAACATGTATCATGGGATCGTTTTGGTGATCACCTTGGAATGATTCCAATTCCTAAAGGAATATTGAATTCTCTTGGTATGGAAATGAACGGACAAGATATCAATGAAATTATTAAAGCCGTTTTACCTTTAATCAAAGATTCAGTCCTTTTCATGAAAGGAAAGTATGATCTAAAAAGATGTATTGAAACTTTAGAAGATTATATGAAAGCATCTGGAATGAAATCAGATCATAGAATCGAAGGGGAATTACATCATTTTATTATTCAACATGAACTAGGTATGAACTGGTCATTTTTTACAGAACAACTTTTGAAAGAAATTTTTAATCAATTTTTGCCAAATAAAAATATTAAATTTCAAACAACAAAAAATACAGTAATTGCAACAATTCCATTGGGTTCAGATTTTAGTGAACATGATTATTGA
- a CDS encoding hypothetical protein (hypothetical protein Nmar_0018), which yields MIELNKKIFGKITVQEIIGAAPPAIPDTKNLLEKEFQNLINELKSQTKDDLKKLLDNQLLADKQINSRPGAMALAQDKIRLFSDYNQKYIQIINEKLNS from the coding sequence TTGATTGAATTAAATAAAAAAATATTTGGAAAAATTACTGTGCAAGAAATTATAGGAGCAGCTCCTCCTGCAATTCCAGACACCAAAAATTTACTCGAAAAAGAGTTTCAAAATTTAATAAATGAACTTAAATCACAAACCAAAGATGATTTAAAAAAATTATTAGATAATCAACTGTTAGCAGATAAACAAATTAACAGTAGACCTGGTGCCATGGCTCTAGCACAAGATAAAATTCGATTATTCTCAGATTATAATCAAAAGTATATTCAAATTATTAATGAAAAACTCAATTCCTAA